Genomic window (Peptostreptococcaceae bacterium):
TGTAGCAAGGCGTGTCGCCAAAAGGCGGGAAAATGGAGACCGGATAGTGGTAGTTGTTTCGGCAATGGGCAAAACGACAAATATGTTGGTTGAAATGGCAAAGGAGATTTCGGATAATCCTTCAAAAAGAGAAATGGATATGCTGATGTCGACAGGTGAACAAATATCGAGTTCGCTTCTTGCAATTGCATTGAAGGAGCTTGGATTCGAGGCGATATCCATGACGGGATTCCAGGCAGGAATCCACACGGGGGGACGACACACCAAAGCGAGAATCACAGACATTGAAATATCAAATGTAAAAGAAGAATTAGACAATGGAAATATAGTAGTTGTAGCCGGTTTCCAGGGAGTCAACGAAAAAGGCAATATAACGACGCTGGGACGGGGTGGTTCGGATACCACGGCTGTGGCGCTGGCGGCGAAACTATCGTGTAGTTGTGAAATTTATACAGATGTCGAAGGCATTTACACTGTGGATCCGAGGCTATATACTGAGGCCAAAAAGCTTGAGACAATCAGCTACGAAGAAATGCTGGAAATGGCGAGTTTGGGAGCAGGAGTCATGCAACCGCGTTCTGTTGAAATAGGGCAGAAATTCGGAGTTCCCATCTATGTCGCCTTGAGTACGGAGGAACGTCCGGGAACCTATATAAAGGAGTATGATGCGAGTATGGAAGAAAAAGTGATAACGGGATTGTCGGTTAGCGATGACGATATTATGATTACCATCAACGGAATACCATATTCTTCAAAAGCCGTTTCAGGACTTTTTGAGAAACTTGCAGAGAGGGATGTAAATATTGACATGATAAGCCAAACGGCGCCTTATGACAATTTCATAAATATTTCCTTTACGGCGAACAAAGAAGATTTAAATGCAATACGGGAAGTTATTGGAGTATTTGAAGAAGAAACAGGTGGAGTTGCGGCCGAAATTGACGAAGAGATTACAAAGCTGTCTGTAGTAGGAAATGGAATGAGAAGTCATTCCGGAGTAGCGGCAAAAATGTTTAAAATTCTTGCCGAGAACGACATAGAATTCAAGCAGGTTACGACCTCGGAAATAAGGATATCCTATACAATAAACCCAAAAGACAAAATAAAAGCGGTTCATGCTATAGCGAAAGTTTTTGATCTTTAAAGTTTAATTAATTGCCCTGATAGTGCGGTATGGCTGTTGGGGTAAAAATATGCACATAAATTTCTTTGTGTATGATAGAATAAGATTGAATTGGTATGATGTTTTTTGTTTTTGCGCAATGGTAACAGAATTGTAAAGTTTTTTTATGCAAACCGAATTATAATGTATGTTAGAATTGAAAAGGCTCACTTAAGTGTGGGCGGCGTTCAAATAATCGAAATAAAGTTTTTGAGACTATGGAGTGATATATATGAAAACATTTTTTAAAGTATTTGCTGTGGCATTTCTTTGTTTTACGACATTGATAGGATCGGGTACATTTGCGTTCATCAAATACTATGACCCGACATCGAGCGCAGAGGTGGAGGAAAATACGGAAGAATCCATCTATTCAAATAATACGGAAACTGATGTCGATGCAGAAACGCCTTTGGAGAAAGCGGTAAAGGCAAGCAGGCGCGTTAATGTGCTTCTTTTGGGACTAGAAGGATACAGAACCGATACTATCATGCTGGCCAGCTTTGATCCGGACAATGGCAAACTGGATATAGTTTCGATTCCAAGAGATACCTATTATTATAGGAGCGGCTATGACGATGCTGACCAGAAAAAAATAAATGCAGCCTATGGTCATGGTGGAGCACAGCAGGTTATGGCTGCAGTTTCTGATATACTCAATGTACCTGTGCATGAATATGTAAAGGTGACCTATTCAGGGATTGAGAGAATCGTTGATTCAATAGGTGGCGTAGAAGTTAATGTGCCTATAAAAATGGATTACGATGATATTTATGCTGAACCCGAATTGCACATACATTTTGAAGAGGGAGTGCAGACTCTTCGCGGAGACAATGCAATCGAATATCTAAGGTTTAGGAAAAACAATGACGGAGCGGGATATCAAAACGGAGACCTAGGGAGAATAGAGGCTCAGCAGGAATTCTTGAAATCAGCGGCTAAGAACATATTGAGCTTCAAATTGCC
Coding sequences:
- a CDS encoding aspartate kinase, giving the protein MALVVQKYGGSSVGTTEKIKNVARRVAKRRENGDRIVVVVSAMGKTTNMLVEMAKEISDNPSKREMDMLMSTGEQISSSLLAIALKELGFEAISMTGFQAGIHTGGRHTKARITDIEISNVKEELDNGNIVVVAGFQGVNEKGNITTLGRGGSDTTAVALAAKLSCSCEIYTDVEGIYTVDPRLYTEAKKLETISYEEMLEMASLGAGVMQPRSVEIGQKFGVPIYVALSTEERPGTYIKEYDASMEEKVITGLSVSDDDIMITINGIPYSSKAVSGLFEKLAERDVNIDMISQTAPYDNFINISFTANKEDLNAIREVIGVFEEETGGVAAEIDEEITKLSVVGNGMRSHSGVAAKMFKILAENDIEFKQVTTSEIRISYTINPKDKIKAVHAIAKVFDL
- a CDS encoding LCP family protein is translated as MKTFFKVFAVAFLCFTTLIGSGTFAFIKYYDPTSSAEVEENTEESIYSNNTETDVDAETPLEKAVKASRRVNVLLLGLEGYRTDTIMLASFDPDNGKLDIVSIPRDTYYYRSGYDDADQKKINAAYGHGGAQQVMAAVSDILNVPVHEYVKVTYSGIERIVDSIGGVEVNVPIKMDYDDIYAEPELHIHFEEGVQTLRGDNAIEYLRFRKNNDGAGYQNGDLGRIEAQQEFLKSAAKNILSFKLPVVANTMFQYIKTDMSLPDILYYAKSAVGMTRNDINTYRISGRVANMGLSYFLHDPADTEELMTSIYTQE